A part of Thermococcus sp. SY098 genomic DNA contains:
- a CDS encoding TrpB-like pyridoxal phosphate-dependent enzyme, whose protein sequence is MEKVKAVLKPEEIPTKWYNILPDLPEPPAPPLDPETDEPINPEKLKRIFAEELVKQEMSSKRFIEIPEEILEMYAKIGRPTPLFRATHLEKALKTPAKIYFKYEGATITGSHKINTALAQAYYAKSQDIERLVTETGAGQWGTALSLAGALFGLKIRVYMARASYQQKPYRKILMQTYGAEIYPSPSDRTRIGRKFLAQDPNHPGGLGIAISEAIEDVLNDENARYSLGSVLNHVLMHQTIIGEEARLQMELLGEEPTTIVGCVGGGSNFAGLAYPFVRDVLKGKAGYEFYAIEPRAAPSMTRGVYTYDYGDSGRLTPKIKMHTLGHTYYVPPIHAGGLRYHGLAPTLSILINHGIVKPKAYHQTEIFEAAVLFARTEGIVPAPESAHAVKGVIDLALKAKENGEKKVILFNLSGHGLLDLKGYEDFLEGRLNNYEPDEFPILKAY, encoded by the coding sequence ATGGAAAAGGTTAAAGCAGTTTTGAAGCCAGAAGAAATACCAACGAAGTGGTACAACATTTTGCCTGATTTGCCAGAGCCGCCGGCTCCGCCATTAGACCCAGAGACAGATGAGCCAATAAATCCAGAGAAGCTGAAGAGAATTTTTGCTGAAGAGTTAGTTAAGCAAGAGATGAGTAGTAAAAGGTTCATTGAAATACCGGAGGAAATTTTAGAGATGTATGCCAAGATTGGAAGACCCACACCACTCTTTAGGGCAACACATTTGGAAAAAGCTCTCAAAACGCCGGCAAAAATTTACTTCAAGTATGAAGGAGCAACGATAACAGGAAGCCATAAAATAAACACTGCCTTAGCTCAAGCTTATTATGCTAAAAGTCAAGATATTGAAAGGTTAGTCACTGAAACTGGCGCAGGCCAGTGGGGAACAGCTCTATCTTTAGCGGGAGCTTTATTTGGGCTGAAAATTAGGGTGTACATGGCAAGGGCAAGCTATCAGCAGAAGCCTTACAGAAAAATACTAATGCAGACATATGGAGCAGAAATTTATCCATCACCAAGCGACAGAACAAGAATTGGAAGGAAGTTTTTGGCCCAAGACCCCAACCACCCGGGGGGATTAGGAATAGCAATAAGTGAAGCTATAGAAGATGTTTTGAATGACGAAAATGCTCGCTACTCATTGGGTAGTGTTTTAAATCACGTTTTAATGCACCAGACAATTATTGGGGAGGAAGCAAGGCTTCAAATGGAGCTACTTGGTGAAGAGCCAACAACAATCGTTGGCTGTGTTGGAGGCGGAAGCAACTTTGCTGGCTTAGCTTATCCGTTCGTTAGAGACGTTTTGAAGGGCAAAGCAGGGTATGAGTTCTATGCGATAGAGCCGAGAGCAGCACCCTCAATGACGAGAGGAGTTTACACTTACGACTATGGAGACAGTGGAAGGCTAACGCCGAAGATAAAGATGCACACTTTAGGACACACCTATTATGTTCCTCCAATTCATGCTGGAGGACTGAGATATCACGGCTTAGCTCCAACACTGAGCATTTTAATAAACCACGGTATAGTAAAGCCTAAAGCGTATCATCAAACGGAGATATTTGAGGCAGCAGTTCTATTTGCAAGAACCGAAGGTATTGTCCCAGCACCAGAAAGCGCCCATGCAGTGAAAGGCGTAATTGACTTAGCACTAAAAGCAAAAGAAAATGGGGAGAAGAAAGTTATCCTATTCAATCTAAGTGGACATGGATTGCTTGACCTCAAAGGATACGAAGACTTCCTCGAAGGAAGACTTAATAATTATGAACCTGATGAGTTTCCAATTCTGAAAGCATATTAG
- a CDS encoding ribonuclease P protein component 2 has translation MKERPKTLPPTLRDKHRYIAFQVIGERNFKKDEIKKAIWDASIRVLGELGTARAKPWFIKFNEKTQTGILRCDRKHVEEVRFALAMLTEINGSKAIIRTLGVSGTIKRLKLKFLKEFGW, from the coding sequence ATGAAGGAGAGACCAAAAACTTTGCCTCCAACGCTTCGCGACAAGCACCGCTATATTGCTTTTCAGGTAATTGGGGAGAGGAACTTCAAAAAAGATGAAATCAAAAAGGCAATTTGGGATGCCTCCATAAGAGTCCTTGGAGAATTAGGAACCGCAAGGGCAAAGCCTTGGTTCATTAAGTTTAATGAAAAAACTCAAACCGGAATCCTTAGATGTGATAGAAAGCATGTGGAAGAAGTTCGTTTTGCTTTAGCTATGCTAACTGAAATTAATGGATCAAAAGCAATAATAAGGACACTTGGGGTTTCTGGGACGATAAAACGTTTGAAACTGAAGTTTTTGAAGGAATTTGGATGGTAA
- the psmA gene encoding archaeal proteasome endopeptidase complex subunit alpha, translating into MAFVPPQAGYDRAITVFSPDGRLFQVQYAREAVKRGATAVGVKCKEGVVLAVEKRVTSRLIEPESYEKIFQIDDHIAAASSGIIADARVLVDRARLEAQIYRLTYGEPVPLTVLVKKICDLKQMHTQYGGVRPFGAALLMAGVNEKPELFETDPSGAYFEWKAVAIGSGRNTAMAIFEEKYRDDMTLEDAIKLAVLALAKTMEEPSPENIEVAVITVKEKKFKKISKEKVAKCLEEAIKEAEEEEVAEKEEDYTELDSNY; encoded by the coding sequence ATGGCGTTTGTACCACCACAAGCCGGGTATGATAGGGCTATAACCGTTTTCAGCCCTGATGGAAGGCTTTTCCAAGTACAATACGCAAGAGAAGCCGTTAAAAGAGGCGCAACAGCTGTAGGGGTAAAATGCAAAGAAGGTGTGGTTTTAGCTGTGGAAAAAAGGGTAACAAGCAGGTTAATTGAGCCGGAAAGTTATGAAAAGATTTTCCAGATTGACGACCATATAGCGGCTGCATCAAGCGGTATAATAGCGGATGCAAGGGTTTTGGTTGATAGAGCACGTTTAGAGGCTCAGATTTATCGCCTAACATATGGTGAACCAGTTCCCCTCACCGTTTTGGTAAAGAAGATTTGTGACCTCAAGCAGATGCATACTCAGTATGGGGGTGTTAGGCCCTTTGGTGCTGCTCTTTTAATGGCAGGCGTTAATGAAAAACCTGAACTCTTTGAAACAGATCCAAGCGGGGCATACTTTGAGTGGAAGGCAGTAGCAATTGGCAGTGGAAGGAACACAGCTATGGCAATCTTTGAAGAGAAATACAGGGATGATATGACTCTTGAGGATGCAATAAAATTGGCAGTGCTGGCTTTGGCAAAAACAATGGAAGAGCCTTCACCAGAGAACATAGAGGTTGCAGTGATCACAGTTAAGGAAAAGAAGTTCAAGAAGATAAGCAAAGAGAAAGTCGCAAAGTGTCTTGAGGAGGCAATAAAAGAGGCGGAAGAAGAGGAAGTTGCTGAGAAAGAAGAGGACTACACTGAATTAGACAGCAACTACTGA
- a CDS encoding ribosome assembly factor SBDS yields MPISVDKAVIARLKTHGETFEILVDPYLARDFKEGKDVPIEEILATPYVFKDAHKGDKASEHEMEKIFGTSDPYEVAKIILKKGEVQLTAQQRREMLEEKKKQIATIIHRHAVDPRTGYPHPVDRILRAMEEAGVRVDVFKDAEAQVPDVIKAIRRFLPLKIEVKVIAVKIPSDYVGKAYGEVRKFGTIKREEWASDGSWMFLIEIPGGVEEEFYEKLNALTKGNVVTKLIERKGL; encoded by the coding sequence ATGCCAATAAGTGTTGATAAGGCAGTGATTGCGAGGTTAAAGACACATGGGGAGACATTTGAAATTCTGGTTGACCCTTATCTTGCCAGAGATTTCAAAGAGGGTAAAGATGTTCCAATAGAGGAAATTCTTGCCACTCCTTATGTTTTTAAAGATGCACACAAAGGAGATAAAGCAAGCGAGCATGAGATGGAAAAAATTTTTGGAACAAGTGATCCATACGAAGTCGCAAAGATAATTCTCAAGAAGGGAGAAGTCCAGCTTACAGCTCAGCAGAGAAGAGAGATGCTTGAAGAAAAGAAAAAGCAAATAGCTACAATAATTCACAGACACGCGGTTGATCCAAGGACTGGTTATCCTCATCCTGTTGATAGAATCCTGAGGGCTATGGAGGAGGCAGGAGTCAGGGTTGATGTATTTAAGGATGCCGAAGCCCAAGTTCCAGACGTTATAAAGGCTATTCGAAGGTTCTTGCCGCTTAAGATTGAGGTCAAGGTGATAGCTGTAAAGATACCTTCTGATTATGTAGGAAAAGCTTATGGAGAAGTTAGAAAATTTGGAACGATTAAAAGAGAAGAATGGGCAAGCGACGGCTCATGGATGTTCCTTATTGAGATTCCAGGTGGAGTTGAAGAGGAATTTTATGAAAAACTTAACGCCCTTACAAAGGGCAATGTTGTAACTAAACTTATAGAGAGGAAGGGACTATGA
- the rrp4 gene encoding exosome complex RNA-binding protein Rrp4: MRRVFVQNRELVVPGTLLAQGPFKNGRGTFKEGNRIYSTVVGLVDIRNDFIRVIPLEGPYIPEVGDNVIGKIVDVKFSSWTVDIGAPYQATLRIQDAVEEKIDLLKTDLRKIFDIGDIIYAKVKAFNEVNQIDLTTKGMPFNGGPLKGGQIVKITPSKVPRLIGKGGSMINLIKKMTQTRIIVGQNGWVWVSGRKEELERVAIEAILKVDRESHTQGLTDRVKELLLTRLKELKEQGIIGEIPQIEEGEGNDGKA, from the coding sequence ATGAGAAGGGTTTTTGTACAAAATAGAGAATTGGTGGTTCCAGGAACGCTGTTGGCACAGGGGCCGTTCAAGAACGGCAGAGGGACTTTCAAGGAAGGAAACAGAATTTACTCAACGGTTGTTGGTCTTGTAGACATAAGAAATGACTTCATAAGGGTCATTCCGCTTGAAGGACCATACATCCCAGAAGTCGGGGACAATGTCATTGGGAAGATAGTGGATGTAAAATTCTCAAGCTGGACTGTAGACATTGGAGCGCCTTATCAGGCGACATTGAGAATACAAGATGCTGTTGAAGAAAAAATTGATCTCCTAAAAACAGATTTGAGGAAGATATTTGATATTGGGGACATAATTTATGCGAAAGTGAAAGCCTTCAATGAAGTGAATCAGATTGATTTAACAACAAAGGGAATGCCTTTTAACGGCGGTCCATTGAAAGGTGGGCAGATTGTAAAGATAACCCCCTCTAAAGTGCCCCGTTTGATTGGTAAAGGCGGTTCTATGATAAATTTAATCAAAAAAATGACCCAGACGAGAATTATAGTCGGGCAAAACGGATGGGTATGGGTTAGTGGAAGAAAAGAGGAGCTTGAGAGAGTAGCAATTGAGGCAATACTCAAGGTTGATAGAGAAAGTCACACACAAGGGCTGACTGATAGAGTAAAAGAGTTGCTTTTGACAAGATTAAAGGAGCTTAAAGAGCAGGGAATTATTGGGGAAATACCTCAAATAGAAGAGGGTGAAGGAAATGATGGGAAAGCCTGA
- the rrp41 gene encoding exosome complex exonuclease Rrp41, producing the protein MMGKPEDIKLIDENGRRIDGRKKYELRPIKMEVGVLKNADGSAYIEWGKNKILAAVYGPREIHPKHLQRPDRAILRVRYNMAPFSVEERKKPGPDRRSVEISKVIRGALEPAIILELFPRTAIDVFIEVLQADAGTRVAGITAASLALADAGIPMKDLVSACAAGKIEGQIVLDLNKEEDNYGEADVPVAIMPIKNDITLLQMDGYLTREEFLEAVRLAIKGAKAVYQKQREALKEKYIKIAQEVGE; encoded by the coding sequence ATGATGGGAAAGCCTGAGGATATAAAGCTTATTGATGAGAATGGAAGAAGAATTGATGGCAGGAAAAAGTATGAGCTCAGACCAATTAAAATGGAAGTTGGTGTTTTGAAGAATGCTGATGGTTCTGCTTATATAGAGTGGGGGAAGAACAAAATTCTCGCCGCGGTTTATGGGCCAAGAGAAATTCATCCAAAGCACTTACAGAGACCAGATAGAGCAATATTAAGAGTTAGATACAACATGGCTCCCTTTAGTGTTGAAGAAAGAAAAAAGCCCGGACCAGACAGGAGGAGTGTTGAAATAAGCAAAGTCATCAGAGGGGCATTGGAGCCGGCAATCATACTTGAGCTATTCCCAAGGACCGCGATTGATGTTTTCATTGAGGTTCTCCAGGCAGATGCAGGAACGAGAGTTGCTGGAATTACTGCCGCTTCTTTGGCACTGGCAGATGCGGGAATTCCTATGAAAGATTTAGTCTCCGCATGTGCTGCTGGAAAGATCGAGGGACAGATTGTCCTTGACTTGAACAAGGAGGAGGACAACTACGGAGAGGCTGATGTCCCAGTTGCAATAATGCCAATAAAGAACGATATAACCCTTCTGCAGATGGACGGTTACTTGACAAGAGAGGAGTTCCTTGAGGCTGTGAGGCTTGCAATAAAAGGTGCAAAGGCAGTCTATCAGAAACAGAGAGAAGCATTGAAGGAAAAATACATCAAGATAGCCCAAGAGGTAGGTGAGTAA
- the rrp42 gene encoding exosome complex protein Rrp42 → MEVMASIMKDHIVELLKEKKRIDGRGLEDLRPLEVKVNVIEKAEGSAWVKLGNTQVLVGIKLDLGEPFPDLPDKGVMTTNVELVPLASPTFEPGPPDERAIELARVVDRGIRESQAIDLEKLVIVPGKLVRVVFIDVHVLDHDGNLVDATGIGAIAALLSTKMPKIEYNEETGEVMMLDEYEPLPVTKIPIPVSFAKIGGTIVVDPNLEEEQVMDGKLTITTDENGYISAVQKSEGGSFKLEEVMYAVDVAFKKAQEIREKILEAVKKEE, encoded by the coding sequence ATGGAAGTTATGGCTTCAATTATGAAAGATCACATCGTTGAGCTCTTAAAAGAGAAAAAAAGAATTGATGGAAGAGGCTTGGAAGATTTAAGACCTCTTGAAGTGAAGGTAAATGTCATCGAAAAAGCGGAAGGTTCAGCATGGGTCAAGCTCGGCAATACTCAGGTTCTTGTTGGAATAAAGCTTGATTTGGGTGAACCATTCCCGGACCTTCCGGATAAGGGCGTTATGACAACAAATGTTGAGCTCGTTCCATTGGCTTCTCCGACATTTGAGCCTGGTCCTCCAGATGAGAGAGCAATTGAGCTGGCAAGAGTTGTTGATAGGGGGATAAGAGAAAGTCAGGCAATTGACTTAGAAAAACTTGTCATTGTTCCTGGAAAGCTCGTCAGGGTTGTCTTCATTGACGTCCACGTCCTTGACCACGATGGGAACCTTGTAGATGCCACTGGAATTGGGGCAATAGCAGCTCTGTTGAGCACAAAGATGCCAAAAATTGAGTACAACGAGGAAACTGGAGAAGTCATGATGCTTGATGAATATGAGCCATTGCCCGTAACTAAGATTCCAATTCCAGTGAGCTTTGCTAAGATTGGGGGAACAATTGTTGTCGATCCAAATCTTGAAGAGGAGCAGGTAATGGATGGAAAATTAACAATAACAACAGATGAAAATGGTTACATATCAGCAGTGCAGAAGAGCGAGGGTGGAAGCTTTAAGCTTGAAGAAGTCATGTATGCAGTTGATGTTGCATTCAAGAAAGCTCAGGAAATTAGAGAGAAGATTCTTGAGGCTGTAAAAAAGGAGGAGTAG
- a CDS encoding 50S ribosomal protein L37ae, with protein MLMATKKVGSAGRFGPRYGLKIRRRVAAVEAKMKQKHTCPVCGRKAVRRISTGIWQCQKCGATFAGGAYLPVTPAGKVAKRIVSRA; from the coding sequence ATGCTCATGGCAACTAAAAAGGTTGGTTCAGCTGGAAGATTTGGTCCAAGGTACGGTCTCAAGATCAGAAGAAGGGTAGCTGCTGTAGAAGCAAAGATGAAGCAAAAGCACACATGCCCAGTCTGCGGAAGGAAGGCTGTAAGGAGAATAAGCACCGGAATTTGGCAGTGCCAGAAATGCGGTGCAACCTTTGCCGGTGGCGCTTATCTGCCAGTAACACCAGCGGGAAAAGTCGCTAAAAGGATAGTTTCAAGGGCTTGA
- a CDS encoding DNA-directed RNA polymerase subunit P, protein MVEVVYRCAKCGKEVKLDLAITREVRCTYCGSKILYKPRPKVARRVKAI, encoded by the coding sequence ATGGTTGAAGTTGTTTATAGATGTGCAAAATGTGGAAAAGAAGTTAAGCTTGATTTGGCGATTACAAGAGAAGTCCGCTGTACATACTGTGGAAGTAAGATACTCTACAAACCGAGACCTAAAGTTGCAAGAAGAGTAAAAGCAATCTGA